In Rhipicephalus microplus isolate Deutch F79 chromosome 9, USDA_Rmic, whole genome shotgun sequence, one genomic interval encodes:
- the LOC142771689 gene encoding uncharacterized protein LOC142771689 has product MASTSSQLNAVSHNRFAALATEDMDFCAGGNDTTTTDTINDQEVLRSTDRTAVAVRGNDLHPSDIAGWKISGKQVSQRLNKPQLNEVTQSNKPTPQFSEAQAKRMVVRITKASRMPLNLPREEQKIVIRPRGGLFLAKLEADIVMSAVITAANVPKTTAKADTICINPTQNIIVISTPDEERARYYASVRSLYIGGRSYETHAYCTAPHGTVKGVIRGIAVENTAEDLHENIVNQANPQALEAHRIGNTTSIVILFAGTKVPNYIKYGSIIVKCGLYRQHHNVCKTCGKIGHRADVCPTPETKICFACGAPNPTADHAARCKPRCKLCNGAHATGTEGCTNKYKVPFVVTQCRWERENAASAFSSQDFPQLPPQQQNEAHLSKRGRSRSRKRDKSRRQSASRGRSTDGKRSENMNYNRNQQRPGNVINGAQAINPQAANRNLLNHVAEAKDNTIQSLRNENEQLKRCIAEQRAQMQEMNAKLNQLINAQQQQQQQQVTPPPPLSPPQSQPRPPTPKENNTNSAMEVQVPVTTEANSAEPETIDGARTSEPAPKKRALEYARERRVNARLDSLEERQDRLEQTMKANYETLSQVIKATNDRLDATNARLDTLVTPVHGMQSTIQGIQTKLDALIHALTASGLIPQQAFTQPQ; this is encoded by the coding sequence ATGGCCTCGACCTCATCGCAGCTCAACGCCGTTTCCCACAACCGTTTCGCGGCCCTTGCTACGGAAGACATGGACTTTTGTGCTGGCGGCAACGACACTACGACCACCGACACGATCAACGACCAAGAGGTGCTACGCAGCACCGACCGCACCGCAGTCGCGGTGCGCGGCAACGACTTACACCCAAGCGACATCGCGGGATGGAAAATCTCCGGAAAACAAGTAAGCCAACGACTTAATAAGCCCCAGCTTAACGAAGTTACCCAAAGCAACAAGCCAACTCCGCAATTTAGTGAAGCTCAAGCAAAACGCATGGTAGTGAGAATTACTAAAGCGTCCCGCATGCCGCTGAATTTGCCGCGGGAAGAGCAGAAGATTGTAATACGACCGAGAGGAGGGCTATTCCTAGCAAAACTGGAAGCTGACATCGTAATGTCCGCAGTCATAACGGCAGCCAACGTTCCCAAGACCACAGCGAAAGCAGATACGATCTGTATTAATCCCACGCAGAACATCATCGTGATCAGCACGCCCGATGAAGAACGAGCACGTTACTACGCAAGCGTACGCTCTCTGTACATTGGGGGCCGTAGCTACGAAACGCATGCCTACTGCACCGCGCCTCACGGCACAGTGAAAGGAGTAATCCGTGGCATCGCAGTAGAGAACACTGCCGAAGATCTGCACGAGAATATCGTTAACCAAGCAAACCCGCAGGCCCTCGAAGCACACAGGATTGGAAACACTACCTCGATTGTCATTTTGTTCGCAGGAACAAAGGTTCCCAACTACATAAAGTATGGCTCCATTATAGTAAAGTGTGGATTATACAGACAACACCACAACGTATGCAAGACATGCGGCAAAATCGGCCATCGAGCCGATGTATGCCCCACGCCGGAAACCAAGATCTGCTTTGCGTGTGGCGCGCCTAACCCGACGGCAGACCACGCGGCGCGGTGCAAGCCACGTTGCAAACTGTGTAACGGAGCCCACGCCACGGGCACGGAGGGCTGTACGAACAAGTACAAGGTGCCCTTCGTAGTTACTCAGTGCAGATGGGAGCGCGAAAACGCGGCGTCAGCGTTTTCGTCGCAAGACTTCCCGCAGCTGCCACCGCAACAACAGAACGAAGCGCATCTATCAAAGAGAGGACGCAGCCGCTCGAGGAAGCGGGACAAAAGCAGGAGACAATCGGCGAGCCGCGGCAGAAGCACCGACGGCAAGCGCAGCGAAAACATGAATTACAACCGCAACCAGCAGCGACCGGGCAATGTGATAAATGGGGCCCAAGCAATCAACCCGCAAGCGGCGAACCGCAATCTGCTCAACCACGTAGCTGAAGCAAAAGACAACACCATCCAGTCACTACGCAATGAAAATGAGCAGCTCAAGCGATGCATCGCTGAACAGAGAGCTCAAATGCAAGAGATGAACGCTAAGTTGAACCAACTCATCaacgcacagcagcagcagcagcaacaacaggtgACTCCGCCACCGCCACTGTCGCCACCGCAGAGTCAACCAAGACCCCCAACGCCAAAGGAAAACAACACAAACTCAGCCATGGAGGTACAAGTCCCAGTTACTACGGAAGCTAACAGCGCAGAACCCGAAACGATCGACGGTGCTAGGACAAGCGAACCGGCACCCAAGAAGCGAGCGCTcgaatacgcacgtgaacgaagaGTCAACGCTAGGCTGGACAGCCTAGAAGAACGTCAAGATCGACTAGAACAGACCATGAAAGCCAACTACGAAACCCTGAGCCAAGTCATCAAAGCTACTAACGATCGCCTCGATGCTACCAACGCACGCCTCGACACATTGGTGACACCCGTACATGGCATGCAGTCTACCATACAAGGAATACAGACTAAGTTGGATGCGCTAATACACGCGCTGACGGCGTCAGGACTAATCCCCCAACAGGCCTTCACCCAACCGCAATAA
- the LOC119163739 gene encoding uncharacterized protein LOC119163739, translating to MPSAAVHRADSTRSDNSDASGRSGESRGSAGKKVSFSRAVRVKKFPRRHEGSSNSVAHAGNGDVVDSAQVPPSPEKKFWFKVYKNRHHHDKTASGSRITEEDPVPLETTVSDSSGHHHHHHARGPSSVARSASSASASRSPRRRPDSPVVKRNHVRRIVQKFDREATLRHDPPASSSRESSPPPIPPPPSVVRSYSVEEYTRPGTPIELQRSPAPKRSNRLVDGVKVILAPLTRKKSSASKKEVRSAGTGTLVREEDFEEVNNNENKENEPVEEEEEMPVMVDKATQVKPFDLEEFFATSGDVSHLYSQVDKSKKTTTFKTPEIHVHHPEVVVDYPITSNPRYVDDRDYEYYDRSRASSSSPTLRRGGDVSTTPEPEYGSIRRVKSSSRSFGFNLGRWEHDDKRRDSDTSSINSEPGILGRDAGSRPGSVLKAYDSKKRELSYENVPARVSETERSRTGSPTTSTSGVWVRDIEKDYRRGMADADVTVPSSGYVFTYTASMGGDRSSKKKTTKSSSRDASPTLLDNGSLSRTHRRSPSRGPRSVSSDQTSVRGGLAAAYQARQARAAASSSNGRVSKSSSPRSPRIQASPSRSSAVASGSVPGSTQGSVAGSVISEPAYQRDTVVLYIPGVSHHATPSEASLRVSRSQSVLNKESKASSSRSASKSSHKSKSPSSRQPKRAASESDIRRTKSIPKGAKFPWLRIKPTVTATPVH from the exons ATGCCGAGCGCCGCCGTCCACCGGGCCGATTCGACCCGGTCGGACAACTCGGACGCCTCCGGACGCAGCGGCGAGTCCCGCGGTTcggccggcaagaaggtcagctTCAGCCGAGCCGTCAGGGTCAAGAAGTTTCCGCGCCGACACGAAGGCAGCTCCAACTCCGTCGCGCACGCCGGAAACGGAGATGTCGTCGATTCTGCTCAG GTGCCCCCTTCGCCAGAGAAGAAGTTCTGGTTCAAGGTGTACAAAAACCGGCACCACCACGACAAAACCGCCAGCGGCAGCCGCATCACCGAAGAAGATCCCGTACCGCTGGAGACCACGGTGTCGGACTCCTCCGggcaccatcaccaccaccacgcGCGAGGTCCGTCGTCCGTAGCCCGAAGCGCGTCCTCGGCATCGGCGTCTCGGTCGCCGCGACGAAGACCGGACTCGCCCGTGGTGAAGAGGAACCACGTCCGGCGGATCGTGCAGAAGTTCGACCGTGAGGCGACGCTGCGGCACGACCCGCCGGCGAGTAGCTCCAGGGAGTCGTCCCCACCTCCGATACCTCCTCCCCCGTCCGTGGTTCGCAGCTACTCGGTCGAGGAGTACACGAGGCCCGGGACGCCCATCGAGCTCCAGAGGAGTCCGGCGCCCAAGCGCAGCAACCGGCTGGTCGACGGCGTCAAGGTCATCTTGGCTCCCCTCACTCGGAAGAAGTCGTCCGCCTCGAAGAAGGAGGTCCGCAGCGCGGGCACCGGCACACTCGTCAGGGAGGAAGACTTTGAGGAAGTCAACAACAACGAGAACAAGGAGAACGAGCCGGTCGAAGAAGAGGAAGAGATGCCCGTCATGGTAGACAAGGCGACACAG GTCAAACCCTTCGACTTGGAAGAGTTCTTCGCGACCAGTGGCGACGTTTCACACCTCTACAGCCAGGTAGACAAGAGCAAGAAGACAACCACGTTCAAGACTCCCGAGATACACGTGCACCACCCCGAAGTAGTGGTGGACTACCCGATTACGTCCAACCCTCGCTACGTTGACGACCGCGACTACGAGTACTACGATCGAAGCCGAGCCTCGTCTTCGTCACCGACGCTGAGACGAGGCGGCGACGTTTCCACGACCCCGGAGCCCGAGTACGGAAGCATCCGGCGGGTGAAGTCGTCAAGCCGCAGCTTCGGCTTCAACCTGGGGCGCTGGGAGCACGACGACAAGCGTCGCGACTCGGACACCTCCAGCATCAACAGCGAGCCTGGTATACTGGGTCGCGACGCCGGCAGCAGGCCCGGCAGCGTGCTCAAGGCGTACGACTCCAAGAAGCGTGAGCTGAGCTACGAGAACGTGCCGGCCAGGGTCTCGGAGACCGAGAGGTCTAGGACGGGCTCTCCGACCACGTCGACGTCTGGGGTGTGGGTCCGAGACATAGAGAAAGACTACCGTCGAGGGATGGCCGACGCGGACGTGACAGTGCCCAGCAGCGGGTACGTGTTCACGTACACTGCGTCAATGGGAGGAGACCGGTCATCCAAGAAGAAGACGACCAAGTCCAGCTCTCGAGACGCGTCGCCCACCTTGCTCGACAACGGCAGCCTGTCCAGGACTCACCGGAGGTCTCCGTCGCGCGGGCCGCGCTCCGTCAGTTCTGATCAGACTTCGGTGCGAGGTGGCCTGGCTGCTGCCTATCAG GCAAGGCAGGCAAGAGCCGCCGCGTCTTCGTCCAACGGTCGGGTGTCTAAGTCGTCCTCGCCCCGTTCTCCGCGGATCCAGGCGAGCCCCAGTCGGTCCTCAGCCGTCGCCTCCGGGTCCGTGCCCGGTTCAACCCAGGGCTCGGTGGCCGGCTCGGTGATCAGTGAGCCAGCTTACCAGCGGGACACCGTGGTGCTTTACATTCCGGGTGTGAGCCACCACGCGACGCCGTCCGAGGCATCGCTGCGCGTCTCCCGCAGCCAGTCCGTCTTGAACAAGGAGAGCAAGGCCTCCTCTTCGCGCAGCGCCTCCAAGAGTAGCCACAAGTCCAAGTCCCCCTCGAGCCGCCAGCCGAAAAGGGCCGCTTCTGAAAGCGACATACGCAGGACCAAGTCTATACCGAAGGGTGCCAAGTTTCCATGGCTCAGAATCAAGCCGACCGTGACGGCGACGCCGGTGCACTAG